The nucleotide window TGTCACACTTTGCGCTGACTTTTCGGCATCCAATACGGCTTGGTCTTCCAGACCAGCGATCTTTTTAATTTTACCTTCATCTATAATGATGGTTTTCCGTTCAAGTTCCCCTTGTTGGTTCAAGATGTTCGCGTTCTTTATAATCTGTAGCATAATTGCCCTCCGCTTCGGTTCTGTCCGGCTTACCAGGCAAGCCGGGTGATTTTCTTTATCGTGTACTCTCTTATTGCTCTATAAGAACTACCGTACCGTCAGCCTATGACCCACAGCCAGACCCTGTTACAGTTTCATCGCACGTTCCATAACCGCCATGCGGATTGGAACGCCGTTTGCCATCTGCGGGAAAATCCGTGATGCTTCACTCTCCACAACCGCGTCATCTACCTCGACGTTGCGATTCACAGGAGCAGGGTGCATGATAATGGTGCTTGGTTTTAGGCGTGATGCCCGTTCTTCCGTCAATCCGTAGTGTTCGCGATAATCCTCAGCTGAAGTAATTAAGCCATGTTGATGACGTTCCAGTTGAACACGGAGCATCATGACTACATCTGCATCCAGCGCTTCTTCGAGACCGACATAAGGAGCATGCTCTGCGAGTTCCGGTGCCTGCATCGTTTGCGGTGCACAGAAGCGTACATCTGCGCCAAACTTTTGCAGTGCCCACAGGTTGGAGCGCGCTACGCGGCTATGCAGAATGTCACCTATGATGGAGACACGCAAGCCCTTCAGTTCGCCAAATGCTTTTCGCATCGTGTAGAGGTCCAGCAGTGCCTGTGTAGGATGCTCATTGTTGCCGTCTCCGGCGTTCACGAGCGGAACAGTCACTTTCTGAGCCAGTTGCTGCAGAACGCCTGCCGGTTTCAACCGGATCACCCCTGCATCAATGCCCATCGACTCAAGCGTGCGCACCGTATCGTAGATGGATTCTCCTTTTTCCACACTGGATGCGGCTGCCGTAAAGTTCAGCACTTGTGCGCCCAGGCGTTTCTCTGCCATTTCGAAGGAAAAACGGGTACGTGTGCTGTTCTCGAAGAACATGTTCGCAACGAAGCGTGATTCCAGTACAGGAACCAGTTTCTCTTTCTGCGCTTCCCAGTGAGCTGCTCTGTTCAGAATCGACTCGATCTCTCCTCGGCTAAGTTCCTTCAATCCAAGCAAGCTCCGGTCTCTCAATGCTGGTTGTGTAATCATCATGCTTGCTCCCCCCGGTTCTGAGTGATTTTGACTTCGTCCTGTCCGTCCGTTTCCATGAGTGCAACCTCGATCTCCTCTGATTTGGAAGTCGGCACATTCTTACCGATAAAATCAGGTCGAATCGGAAGTTCCCGGTGTCCGCGGTCTGCGAGTACAGCCAGCTGAATGTTCTGCGGTCTTCCACAGTCCATCAGGGCATCCATCGCTGCGCGAATCGTACGTCCGGTATAGAGCACATCATCGAACAAAATCACTTTTTTGTTATGAATCGAAAGTGATTCAGGTGTCATAATCAACATATCCTTGCGATTCGCTTTATTTTCATCCAAGCGGTCATCGCGGTAAGGAGTCACATCCAGTTCTCCCCAGGGGACTTTGGCGCCTTCGATTTCTTCAATCTTGGCTGCGATCCGTTCTGCCAGGTAGACCCCGCGTGTACGGATACCCACCAACACACAATCGTCGATTCCTTTGTTTTTCTCCAATATCTCATGGGCAATCCGTGTTAATGCGCGGCGGATCGCCGTCTCATCCATAATGACATGTGTCTCTGTGCTCATGCGTTCAGCCTCCTCAGGATTTCCCTCCAGATCATGGCCCCGTGACGAGGAGAACAAAAAAGACTCCTTGCCGTGTTTATTGGCAAGGAGTCTCCGAACTTCAGACCGCTCTGAAGAAAGTTTACTCTCGGGGATGCATCGCTTCATTGCCGCAGCAAAAAACGATGTATCGTTCACGTTACCTTGCCAGTCTCACGGGACTGATTTAAAGGTGCTATTCATGTCGTTCATATTGCAGGACCTCACAGGGTTCTGTAATCAATATGTTCGTTTGTCTTCATGAATTATGACAGAAAGACAACCCCCTGTCAACACCTCACCATCGCAGGTGAAAATCCTCTGCTACGTTCTTCTTAGAATCAGCAGTTAGGCCGAAAAACATCCATGCACATTACATCTCATTGGTTATTCATAATTATACAACATTTCTGTATATTTATCCATAGAAAAATGAGAAATCCGATATAGCCAAAATAACCCTCTGACTATATTCAATGTTGATATATATCCCTTCATTTAGAACAAACGGTGCGTTTCCTCTTACGAAATATATGAAGGCTCTGCATTAGGTC belongs to Paenibacillus sp. FSL H8-0079 and includes:
- a CDS encoding aspartate carbamoyltransferase catalytic subunit, with translation MITQPALRDRSLLGLKELSRGEIESILNRAAHWEAQKEKLVPVLESRFVANMFFENSTRTRFSFEMAEKRLGAQVLNFTAAASSVEKGESIYDTVRTLESMGIDAGVIRLKPAGVLQQLAQKVTVPLVNAGDGNNEHPTQALLDLYTMRKAFGELKGLRVSIIGDILHSRVARSNLWALQKFGADVRFCAPQTMQAPELAEHAPYVGLEEALDADVVMMLRVQLERHQHGLITSAEDYREHYGLTEERASRLKPSTIIMHPAPVNRNVEVDDAVVESEASRIFPQMANGVPIRMAVMERAMKL
- the pyrR gene encoding bifunctional pyr operon transcriptional regulator/uracil phosphoribosyltransferase PyrR, whose amino-acid sequence is MSTETHVIMDETAIRRALTRIAHEILEKNKGIDDCVLVGIRTRGVYLAERIAAKIEEIEGAKVPWGELDVTPYRDDRLDENKANRKDMLIMTPESLSIHNKKVILFDDVLYTGRTIRAAMDALMDCGRPQNIQLAVLADRGHRELPIRPDFIGKNVPTSKSEEIEVALMETDGQDEVKITQNRGEQA